The Salvia splendens isolate huo1 chromosome 20, SspV2, whole genome shotgun sequence nucleotide sequence acttaattataaaaaaaattaatggtagtgcactatttaaatgtgttttaaaacttcttcaagaagttagcattttattggaccattatttgtccaattgtttTTACCTGCAAAAATTGTTTTTGGATACAAGACActctatttttctattttccctccaaaaagggcATCAATGTCTTTTCACCCaacttgcactttagattaTGATAGACCATGGCAACTAAACTGTTTCTATAGAGACAGACCTAGATTATCTTTTTCACGGATTGAATTTGAGAGAAATGTAAACCTAACCACATATAAGAGGGAACAAAGAGATGGAATTGTCATAGATTATCTCAAGAACCGATCGGAACCTTCAATGATTTAACATGTAACAATTTTAAATACTTTGTGTTATATCCTTCAAGAGAGATTTCagaaaaaaaagattaaattcGCAAGCTtttcaaaatttagaaataaattcGCTAACCTTTTAAAATATGAGATTATACATGCAAAATTTTTAGAATAAGAGATTTTTgaatttctctctttttctcatAATATTTCCCTCACAACATTTATTCATTGACCAAACTATCCctaatattttcatttatatttttcaccCCAAACTATACAGCCTGATTGATGTGGAATTATTTAAAAGTAACCAAACAAGAAGGTGAAAAGAGAATGCATATATTAACATTGGAGTTTAAATACTCTGATAGATCAAGATTACTATGTTCCAATGGAAAAAGAAAACTTTTCAGTAAATTCAGCACATAACTCTTCTTGGACTGCACTGACAACGGGCTTGACCATGTTTGGATGGGTTCTTTGGCATACGAAAAGTTCATGGAACTGAACAGTACATCAGAAGGATCAAAGGTTGGGTCAATTAGATGTGACGTGCCCCAAGTGTAGCCGAGTCTTCCATCTTGATGTGGAGGGGGAAATTTCTCGCTTTTGCTCTTTTGTGTTTCAGACCTGGGTTGAAAATATTTGGGATAGTTTGGTTAATTCATAAGTATTATTGTGaggaaaataataagaaaaaaagaagaaattcgAAAACCCGTAATTCATAAATTCTCGATCTCATGTTTTAAAAAGTCAGCgaatttaatctcaaatttCAAAAAGCTTGTGAAGttaatcattttttttgaaatctcTCTATTCATAAATGATTTAAGAATGTGAAGGATTTATGAGTTGAGCATGGTTTGAACAAAGAGTTATGTGACGAAGTAAGGTGGAGCGCTCTTACATTACATTGAATGTGTATAAGAGCATTCACTATGGAAGGGCCGATCATCGGCCTTCATCAGCCCTCCATTGCAAGAAAAGGGCCTATAAAAGGCTCCTCCCATAGGACCGTTGGAACTGCCTTGGCTGATCCCAATTGGCTGATATTGGCCAATtgcatattaatattttttatataaatttgtttaatttaataaCATATTATATAGAagtgcaaaaaaaattaaaataaaatagtaataatgtgaaatgaaatggaagTGAGATAAACCAGTTGGAAGGGCCCTTCCATTGCAGGGAAATAGGCCCTTgctaaaatgctgacgtggaaTAAAAGAGCCATCCGATAAAATGCTGAGATCCTTCCAGTATAATGCTCTAACTGCCACCAGAGAGTCCTTccattggtaaaataagagtttGTTAATTACGAAGTAATCTAAACATCTGTGTCCGTTTTATGTTGGTACAATAGTTTGGTTAATATATGATCatatacaattaattaaattatacttcATCCATTAATTGACATCATCAAAAAAAGATAAGGAGGCGAGCAGTCAGTTGAGTACAGGTGTCGGATCAGAAATGTGCATGGTGTTGGGTTGGTctccccttccccttccccttcccGTCCCCCTTCATTACACCTGTTCTTGTCTTTGTCACTGCAACTGTTTATCCATGGACACCTACAAGCTTCCCACCCCCTTCCTTTTTTGCACTAAGCTCCTCTCCTACTGCACACCGCCCCTCTTCCGGCGTATGGGCGGCGGCGGTGGTACGCCCCTCCTAGGGAGGGTGGCCATGGGCGTGGCTGCGGCTGCCTACGTCTTGATGGTCCTGATCGCAGCCATGGTTGCGGCCGCGGTGGTAGGCTTCGGCCTGGTCAATTCGTGGGCCGAGCAGCCGGTTTACGTGAAGGAGAGCGTGCTGTTCGATTACAGCGACGCTCATCCCACCGCCCTCTTGACCTTCGCCAACGGCCCAGCCGTGCCGCCCGGCCACACCGTCCTCGTCACCTTGTCCCTCCTGATGCCCGACTCCGACTACAACCGAGACGTCGGCATATTTCAGCTGAGCGCCGAGCTGATCTCTGCGCAGGGAGGCGTGATCGCGAGGTCGAGCCACCCGAGCATGCTCCGCTTCCGGAGCTGGCCGATCCGGTACGCCCGGACGCTCCTGATGGGCGTCCCGCTGGTGTTCGGTATGGCCAGCGAGACGCAGAGGGTGACCTTCCCGGCCTTGAGGCACAGGGAGGTGGCCTATCCTCGCACAGAGGACATCCGCCTCACCTTGTTCCCGCAGGCCGGGACCACGGCCCTCCCGCAGTTTTACGAGGCGGAGGTCGTGGTGCGGTCGCGGCCTCCTTGGCTCAAGGAGGTCGTGCATCGTTGGAGGCTGACGTTGTCTGTGTGGACGAGCTTGTACGTTTTTGTGATTCTCGTGATGTTCCTCGTCTTGTTTTTGAAGCCCTTGATTTTCCCGGCCACTCGCGGAGGGGGAAAGCGATACGAAGAGGTGGAGCCTCGAgaggcggcggtggaggagagGCAGGTGTCGGAGTCGCTAGAGAGATGGCAAACGAGGAGAAGTAAAAGGAAGGCTGCACTTCTTCAAGCGTCTAGTATCACCTGCAGCCTCCAAGAAGGCTCTGGTGATTCTGAATCTGTTTGCTCCTAATTTTTACTTCAAACATCGGTCATATACTAGTGTTATAGAATGAATAATCAGACTTTGATTAACTGTGTTTGTAACAAATTTTCTGCCTTCTTTTTCAAATGACCACAAATTAAATCATGTAGCTTTATAAATAAATCTACTTCATTATGCCAATAAAGTGTTACAAACTATCTGTGGAGATTATTTACATTCACCGAGAGTCAAATCCCTGCATCACGAAGTCCTAATTTCTGTACAAActtccaaaaatgaaaaagatagagagCCTCCCATCTCAGATAATTTTCCTCTTTGTCTCGATACAAACTTATGGAGATGGATGAAAAATAAGATAAACATGAGCAACGCAAGAAATATGACTCAATCGAATAGGTAGTAGTAACAATATTTACTACAAGGAATTAGGATAAGAAAGGCAACAAcaattttttctcattctcttaaTAAATGTAGGTGGAGATTATAACAAGTGCTATCTTACAATCACGTGAAAAAAACGGATGGTCTTTTTCTATTGCTTCAAACACATTTTGAATAATCATCTCCAGACCTTCATACTTCACCAAAATACACATTCCCCTTCAAGCATCCACAACTAGCCCCGAGGCTCCATAATTCTCCACCTTTTGTTACAAACTAGAACTAAATAGGAGTACCAAATTCATACATACCACCCCAGAGTATACCTACCACCCTTAACTGCGCCAACAAGCAAAGATTCATATTAGGTAAGCACAGGGCCCATGTGGACAATCTTTCAAGAACTGATATATGCAGTTCAAATGGAAATCAAGAAACTTCACAGCATAGCAATTAATAACACCCAATAATTCCACACTCTACAACTCTGCATTAAACTGAAACATGCTACTGTTGGAGCTCCCAATCACCCCTACAACTGGAAACCAGATCACTGTCTTCTATATTTTGTTACGACACATCTACAGAATTCAACACCCAAGAAGCCCTATTTTCCTTAAGGCAGGCAGCTGAAGGAAGTCCTACTCTTGCATCACCCCTGAAGCCATAATTACTCGAGACTGAATAACTACCTTATGACGATTACAAGATATTCCTGGTTATATTCGTTGCACTCAGCTACTACCGCATAAATTACTATCTAGAAGTATTATGTAAGATCTACTCTCTACAGAGCTTAGCAGGACTGAGCTATAGATATGCCTAATGGAGGATGTAAACAAAGGAACCAATTCTCCTTGAGTTATCTcgtgtgtgtttactttgtagATGTGTAAGAGCCATAACAAAACAAGCTACATGGCACTATTACATGTAAATTAAGCAGCTGATAGCAAATAACAGTATAAGAATCTAGGAAATTGACCAGCCATGGACTGAGGGACTCAACTCATGCAAGATTTTTTATGAAAGCTATCACAGGATGAAGTTTAGCAGTACCGCAAAAGCAATAATATGAAAAAGGAAAGCCAAGAATCACACCAAATTAAATGCTCCAAGATAATTACCCTTGTCAACTGATTCAACATTAACATCTAAGAAACTCCATCCACCACTCTCAATGAGATATTATGCATGGAATTTGATAATAAAGATCAATATCAAATTAGTAGTCAATATAACTATTGGCATTTCCAGAGCATACATATCCTGAATCCGGGACGAGGAAGAACGTAGACATGTAAATGGATGTATATAATCCAACCAACACATCATGTAACCACAAATATTAATTCTATTAAGCAACCTACCATTGGAGTGACAAAATTTTGTTACATATGTTGAGAATTATCTCATTCTTATCATCTTCATAAATGAAAACTCAAAGCTAAAACAAAGCCATTGTATAAGAGAAGTAATTAAAATGTTGCAGCGAAACATAATTAGAGGCAAATTAAGAGCAATATCGATTAGCAGAAAAACACACAAGTAGAAGGATGGATTTAATAATCCAGCTAAGGCAGCTGCAAGTATCAATACACAAGTCATGATAATAGAGCAATAGACAATTATTGTATAACCACAGACAATAGGCAGCTGCAGCAgctccttcttctctctctctctcgatctCCTGTTGGATTGCAAAAAGAGAGTAGAAGCAGGGGAAAGGGGAAATAGAAAATTTCACTTCTTCAAGCTGCCGCGGACGCCGGGCTTAGGCTTGGAGGTAGAGGTAGAGGTATCGGCAACGACGGTGGAGTGGAGATTATTGAGCTTGGAATCGTCGAAGGGGATCTTAGGATGGCGAGCATCGTGGTGGATCTGCATAGACTTGATGTCGGGGGCAGTGACCTTGCAGAGGGGGCACTCCAGCTTGGCGTGGCCGCCTTTCTCTTTGCCGGTGCGATCGGCGAGGCCGGCCTTGCCTCCGCCGCGGTTGGTGGTGGCCGCGTCGAGTTTGGCGGCAAGTTCCTTGGCGGTGTGCTTCTTCGGCTTGGCTTTTCCGGTCATGGCGAGCAGATTTTGATTTGGGGGCGAAACGGAATTCAGCAATTCAAAGGAACTTAGCCCTACCTACTgtataagagtgtccactataaggcggacacgtccaatagccccgccccagtttttgtcaatagccccaattttgttatccatagccccaaaattttgtgtccgccactatggtggacacctccaatagccccaaaattttataatcaacttttattttataatatttcaagtaattatgaacaacTTTATCaggctatacgtaattagaagaagccgactatacgaaataaaaataaaaataaaaataaaaataaaaataaaaataaaaataaaataaaataaaaataaaaataaaaataaaaataaaataaaaataaaaataaaaataaaaattacacactaaattatatttaaaattaaaatcacacactacattgaatctagtacaaatcactatcaagtttacacaacgccaccacctcccctacgtgcccacacttcttcaatcaaatcggcctgcattgtgttatgtgatgtggtcctgcgcatatcagcgaagcgttggatcaaatattcattgctccgtggtacgcccatctggatcggcgcggaggcgacaccgtgacttgtacttgcaccctcttccggcgcccatcgctctgccgcaaatccttcatcttctattatcatattatgcaatatgatgcaggctaacataatattcgcgacatcatcttcgtgccaaactcgtgccggacaccgtataatagcccaccgcgattggaggacaccaaaagcccgctcaacgtccttcctagcactctcttgtttgcgcgcaaaatattgtttcttcggtcctaccggttggcggacagtcttcacgaatacgggccaccgcggatatattccatctgccaaatagtagcccctactgtactgcgtaccgttggctacgaagtTGATTTCTGgcccctccccccggcactcctcgttgaagagaggcgacgactgaagaacattgatgtcgttgttcgaacctgccacgccgaaatacgcatgccagatcttcAGTCGGTAGTCCGCAACGGCTTCCAGTATCAtcgttggatgtttgcttttgaatccagtagtgaactggcctttccatgccacggggcagttcctccactcccaatgcatgcaatcgatgcttcctaacattcctgggaagccgtgcaccgacccgtgcatatcaagtaggcgctgacactcattcgggttgggcttccgtagaaactccccaccgaaaatttctcggatccccttacagaactgcctaagcaccgtgaggccagtagtctcacccatctgtaggtattcatcgaacatgtccgctggtccggcgtaggcaagctgtcggattgcagcggtgcacttctgttgtgtggacagcccgatccggccagccgcatcacgccggagggtgaagcaccggtaacgctccgccaaattcgtcgctatataatTGAACAGCCGCtgcgacatcctgaatctccgacggaatatctcgggtggataacgggggttatccacgaagtaatcatccattaaacgttggtgagcaccgacgtggtctcgtgggattgtccgccgatgagtaatggtgcgagggatcggatcctccgcatcctccgcctcctccgccaaacgggccgctacctcctgggcggcctggtgttgcacctgttgaatcagagcattccagttgtctctccacaaattgttcatttccgaccccaaattgtagtgagagaaatttgtatagatgttgtgtttgaatggtgtgaaaataatgaatggagtggggtgtatttataggtgaattgaagtgaaaaaaaaaatcgcatGCAACCGCCGCCGCTAATGTctccactataggcgccgcgcctataggcgcggctatagcacCCCTGCCGCGTCCTCGCCGCGCACACGGCTATCGCGCGTCCGCCGCATCTCGCCCCActcgccgcgtccacccccgcggcggacacccttcccactataactcgccccgcttccgccccgcttTTTCCCcaaacgcggctatagccgcgcctcattatagtggacactctaagagtgtccactatgggaccgccgcgcctatagtagacgtcaccacggttccggaaccggcggttcacggttcggaaccgccggttccggttcaataaattgatgaacctgaaccggcccggccaaggtgtggcggttccggttcgtgaaccgtggaaccgccggttcaagtgaaccgtggaaccgccggtgattggccggttccgggccggttcggccggttcggcggttcgttttgattttttttttttttttttttgcattttgtaaattgtaattcaagtttaaaatgtaaaaaaacttgcgtaaataacattagaatgaagcgatgtacaaatgtaattttattgatacaaattacaacttcaaaattacaaattacaactttaaaattacaaattacaagttaaaatttacaaattacaacataaaaattagaaattacaacttcaaaattataaattacaaaagacttaaagtcttcattacaatttacaaaattacatattcgaaataaaggggagaaaaaagaaataaaggaaaaggacttgagctcaacttaaatttaaacttaaatttaaaatttaagttgaaatataagttgagatgcctacgtatcctcaatgctcaattgcattttggaatcaaagtccacgtagttctcttaccttgcttacctatttggcttgatcggaagtattggcgcctactcttcttcgtcggggaagtagtcttggtcgggttgtactactagtttgtcccaatccggttcttggtctctaatttcggcggagcaccaatcatcaagtaacatggtggcttccatgttttgtccggtgagcctacttcttcggtcgtccaagacgttgcctccaacactaaaggcggactcgacggcgacagtggaagccggaaccgaaaagatctccttggccattgatgcaaggatgggaaaatctttctcgtgtgaagaccaccaatctaggacgtcgatttgttggggaacgggacctccttcttcctcattgaatgaaaagtgtgagtctaaatataaatctaactcacttaccgaatgtgccgtccttcctccgctgctgaaggcgtataggtccgccaattgggattgggtgtcggggtcatcaacttggaagaagccaaagttctgtgtttgacgggggggtctaggtcgaacttggtgggtagtgttgtacttgacttcgtaatcgtgaaagagagaccgcaagtcgaactcaaaatttctttggaggcttgggaggtgggggaggtttatttggaatgtttgggcaaggtttatgtagttgtcgtcgtcgtcagtttgcaaagctcggagtggttcaagatcaatagaagctaaactgttgtaataaaattctaaaattttgaaagtaccaactagtttccactttggatccaaaactttggcaagcaaaaaaactgttgggatctcattgaaatacttgagccatttttcaaccatgtaatataaaacacacataagctcaagattgtttgcggaatttttcattgcagttttaaaaccaagtgatatgatcatgcaatgttctaaaacacgaacggatgtgcaataatacacacccgataactccatAGTTGCACttcgaaaatttttgaataatttaaataaactcaggctttgttcccaacaagaagatgttagatataaatcatcaacagggtaagttctataaaaatcaactaaatagtCTATATGCTCCATTGTAGATTGCAACatgtcatatgtagagttccatctagtagaaaagtctaaagtaaactttgtgtaccttattttcttcgagtggcaatacttcttccacgccttgccaatttgaggcttccagtggatcaaggatacagctgtagtaataggttgaatatgtctttgccataaagacaaagcatcttgtacacataagtttaaaatatgacaaatacatcgttgatgaaaatacttaccacttatcaccggggagcaagccgcaattaaatcggatatacttgcggtgttggcggttgcgttatcaaaaccaaccgaaaatatcttgttgcataactcatactcattcaaaacttgaataattaaagaagcaattgcttgtgcggtgtgtggggaaggaaattgtctaaaaccaatcaaacgtttatttaaagaccaactattgtctataaaatgacaagaaatacccatgtaagaatttcgttggaaagaatccgtccacacatcggagcaaatattaactttgtgccccaaggtggatagactctttgcaatttccatttttttttcaaaatactgccggttgttagatctttgagcagtagaggggggaattctttttgcagcaacattaaaagcttgttgcatagtcatttcatattttctgtcattaaaaaaattgaacggcaaatgtttcattgccgcccatcttaccatggtATCGGTAGTATTTTTGGGATCGTATTTAAATAgtggcgtacctgtttgagacgatgagccggcgggGAAGTTGATTTGGGTTTGGGATCTAGAATGCCCAaattccacggggtgttttgccttcaaatggcgtgtgagagtaccatatcccccaccgattacaaatggatagactttatcgcaatagttgcaataagcTTTGAACTCGCctgtctccacggtagtggtcgAATCATCAGGATtagaaattaccaccgggaccttcttgtaatgtttggtgaagatgtcggatttcaactttggaggcatcttcttcttttgtctcccggaaggaggaggagcttCGGCCTCCTCgtcattttcgccaacttggccggcgctagaaggtgggaattgatgcgatccatcgtcgccttcgtccgatgatagattcacatcgtattcgAAACGCGAATCCGAATGTGGCTCTTCGTCGCCGAGGgtggcaagtaacaaggccgcatttcgatcttcttcctcctacgagaattatacacattaaaacatatcatataacatattaaaacatattaaaacttactaaaacatattaaaacatataaaacttactaaaacatattaaaacttactaaaacatattaaaacatattaaaacatattaacatattaaaacttactaaaacatattaaaacttataacatataaatcaaaggaaggaccacgctgaggcattccacaataggccatcttgcacaaggatataagaaaaggcggtagtccgcacataatctttttccgagcaagtataccaaatggtgctctcaaattaaagacttatcatataacatattaaaacatattaaaacttactaaaacatattaaaacatataaaacttactaaaacatattaaaacatattaaaacatattaacatattaaaacttactaaaacatattaaaacttataacatataaatcaaaggaaggacgacgctgaggcattccacaataggccatcttgcacaaggatataagaaaaggcggtagtccgcacataatctttttccgagcaagtataccaaatggtgctctcaaattaaagacttatcatataacatattaaaacatattaaaacttactaacatattaaaacttatatcatataacataataaaacatattaaaaaactactaacatattaaaacttattataacatattaacatagtaaaacatttaatttagaagtttagaacttacttgtaatcgaagagcggctcgccttcccacctcctccgcaacttgtgctctagaaggggcacgacgacgacgagagtcactttgatcttgggcaattcccttgccccgatcaccaccacgacgagatgaagacatgatattatggaaattggaagtagagaatagagagtagtgtttatgtgatattaacgtaaacaagaacaacgtgagtaaattatgagcgcaaataacgtaaacaacttgagagaaagaggatggagaatagagaaattgagattgagagagaaattcttatcaacacaagaatgggggtaagtagaaaatgaagatgagggggttatttataggggaaaaatgtgattaaaaaaagaaaaaaaaaaagaaaaaatttcaaatttttgaaatccggcggaaccgccggtttaccgccggaaccgccggtttactcgttgaaccgccggtttttggtcagaaaccgccggtttcgtcaacggttttctgacaaaaaccggcggtttctgacccggtttctgaaaaggctacgtctaggccggtggtagcctgaaaaggtgtcggaaccggtgaaccgccggttcggaaccgccggttccggtgaaaaccggcggttcggaaccgccggttacggttcgcaaatttcatgaacctgaaccggcccgtcggaacc carries:
- the LOC121780742 gene encoding protein METHYLENE BLUE SENSITIVITY 1-like, translating into MTGKAKPKKHTAKELAAKLDAATTNRGGGKAGLADRTGKEKGGHAKLECPLCKVTAPDIKSMQIHHDARHPKIPFDDSKLNNLHSTVVADTSTSTSKPKPGVRGSLKK
- the LOC121781808 gene encoding seipin-1-like — its product is MDTYKLPTPFLFCTKLLSYCTPPLFRRMGGGGGTPLLGRVAMGVAAAAYVLMVLIAAMVAAAVVGFGLVNSWAEQPVYVKESVLFDYSDAHPTALLTFANGPAVPPGHTVLVTLSLLMPDSDYNRDVGIFQLSAELISAQGGVIARSSHPSMLRFRSWPIRYARTLLMGVPLVFGMASETQRVTFPALRHREVAYPRTEDIRLTLFPQAGTTALPQFYEAEVVVRSRPPWLKEVVHRWRLTLSVWTSLYVFVILVMFLVLFLKPLIFPATRGGGKRYEEVEPREAAVEERQVSESLERWQTRRSKRKAALLQASSITCSLQEGSGDSESVCS